The following proteins come from a genomic window of Finegoldia magna ATCC 29328:
- a CDS encoding DNA translocase FtsK, whose translation MARNTKSPNKTQAKSKSKKNSNSSTKLIIILVLIISLIFMASSRVGVLGIIVKNIYFNTFGLFSYVFISLGILFTISTISGIKNGDKIKKITFILAVSSIFIMSLINLSNYPNLNINQRIDLNLTLANNYSGIGVIGAIIASLLNIAIGYIGLYVALVLCFLFLIAVIMNLTLKELFQKFFAFVKKSILDIINKMDQSKRNNNIKKSRVTKQNKITKEINPKSPIKEKSNFKKTIDFESPKPKLNDYKSNEKDSGEQLSVIDFGELSGQSNYTFPPLELLKNAEYFEDNDDSVLEKAKMIEDTLKNFSIDATVVQIDRGPTVTCYELEPKPGVKVSRIVNLADDLSLSLATSGIRIQAPIPGKSVVGIEVENDVKNSVMLKEILMSDNFVKEKSLMPIALGKDISGKCIVTSVDKMPHLLIAGATGSGKSVCINTIIMSILFKSNPNDVKLILIDPKVVELSIYNNIPHLAIPVVTDPKKASAALNWAVREMERRYQIFSENHVRDIKAYNKKNKNDELEKLPYIVIIIDELSDLMMVSANDVEDAICRLAQMARACGIHLIIATQRPTVDVITGTIKANVPSRISFAVSSQIDSRTILDQSGAEKLIGRGDMLFFPSSMSKPSRVQGAFISDEEVDNVVKFLINKNETNYKEEIIEDIDKSETIDIDDDDTDILFTDAVEIILNEESASISLLQRKLKIGYARAGRIIDQMEEKGIVGPSEGSKPRKILIPKDYLERRD comes from the coding sequence ATGGCTAGAAATACTAAATCACCAAATAAAACTCAAGCAAAATCCAAAAGCAAAAAAAACTCCAATTCTTCTACAAAATTAATAATTATATTAGTGTTAATCATTTCACTAATATTTATGGCTAGTAGTAGAGTTGGAGTCTTAGGAATAATTGTAAAAAACATTTATTTTAATACTTTTGGACTATTTTCATACGTTTTTATATCACTTGGTATACTTTTTACAATATCTACAATATCTGGGATAAAAAATGGGGATAAAATAAAAAAAATTACTTTTATATTGGCTGTTTCATCAATTTTCATAATGAGTCTTATTAATTTATCAAATTATCCAAACCTTAATATTAATCAAAGGATTGATTTAAATTTAACGTTGGCAAATAACTACAGTGGTATTGGAGTAATTGGAGCTATCATTGCATCATTATTAAACATAGCTATAGGGTACATCGGTTTATATGTTGCACTTGTGCTTTGTTTTTTATTTTTAATAGCGGTAATAATGAATTTAACCTTAAAAGAATTATTTCAAAAATTCTTCGCTTTTGTTAAAAAATCCATTTTAGATATAATAAATAAAATGGATCAGTCCAAGAGAAATAATAACATCAAAAAATCACGCGTAACTAAGCAAAACAAAATTACAAAAGAAATAAATCCTAAAAGTCCTATTAAAGAAAAGTCTAACTTTAAGAAAACTATAGATTTTGAATCTCCAAAACCTAAATTAAATGATTATAAATCTAATGAAAAAGATTCTGGAGAACAATTATCTGTTATAGATTTTGGCGAATTATCCGGTCAAAGTAATTATACTTTTCCCCCATTAGAACTTTTAAAAAATGCTGAATACTTTGAGGATAATGATGATTCAGTATTAGAAAAAGCGAAAATGATTGAAGACACACTAAAAAACTTTTCAATAGATGCAACTGTTGTTCAAATTGATAGGGGTCCTACTGTTACTTGCTATGAATTAGAACCTAAACCAGGAGTAAAAGTTTCAAGGATAGTTAATCTTGCGGATGATTTATCACTTTCACTCGCAACAAGCGGAATCAGAATACAAGCTCCAATTCCTGGTAAATCCGTAGTAGGTATTGAAGTGGAGAATGACGTCAAAAACTCTGTAATGTTAAAAGAGATTCTAATGTCTGATAATTTTGTAAAAGAAAAATCATTGATGCCAATAGCTTTAGGGAAAGATATCTCAGGAAAATGTATTGTAACCTCTGTAGATAAAATGCCACATTTACTTATTGCAGGAGCTACAGGTAGTGGTAAATCTGTTTGCATCAATACAATAATAATGAGTATTTTGTTTAAGTCAAATCCAAATGACGTAAAACTTATATTGATTGATCCTAAGGTTGTGGAATTAAGCATTTACAATAATATTCCTCATCTAGCTATTCCGGTTGTTACTGATCCTAAAAAGGCAAGTGCTGCTTTGAATTGGGCTGTTAGAGAAATGGAAAGAAGATACCAAATATTTTCAGAAAATCACGTTCGAGATATCAAAGCTTATAATAAGAAGAATAAGAATGATGAACTTGAAAAGCTACCATATATCGTCATTATAATAGACGAATTAAGTGATTTAATGATGGTTTCAGCAAATGATGTTGAAGATGCTATTTGCAGACTAGCTCAAATGGCAAGAGCTTGTGGTATTCATCTGATAATTGCAACTCAAAGACCAACCGTGGATGTAATTACAGGCACAATAAAGGCAAATGTACCATCAAGAATTTCTTTTGCTGTTAGTAGCCAAATTGATTCTAGAACTATTTTAGATCAATCTGGTGCAGAAAAACTTATCGGAAGAGGCGATATGTTGTTCTTCCCTTCGTCAATGTCAAAACCAAGCAGAGTTCAAGGAGCTTTTATTTCTGATGAAGAAGTCGATAATGTGGTTAAATTTTTAATAAATAAGAACGAAACCAATTACAAAGAAGAGATTATAGAAGATATTGATAAATCAGAAACAATAGATATTGATGATGACGATACAGACATTTTATTTACAGATGCAGTAGAAATTATTTTAAATGAAGAATCTGCTTCAATTTCTCTATTACAACGAAAATTAAAAATAGGGTATGCCAGAGCAGGTAGAATCATAGATCAAATGGAAGAAAAAGGTATTGTTGGCCCTAGTGAAGGAAGCAAGCCTAGAAAAATTTTAATACCAAAAGATTATTTAGAAAGACGTGATTAA
- the dut gene encoding dUTP diphosphatase, protein MKVKIINKSNNPLPKYSTIGSSGMDLRAYTENDITLKPLERTLIPTGIYISIPEGYEIQIRPRSGLSIKHGITLINCVGTIDSDYRGEIKIPVVNLSNEEYTISTGDRICQMILQKYENIEFAEVEVLDETDRNDGGFGHTGY, encoded by the coding sequence ATGAAAGTTAAAATAATTAATAAATCTAATAACCCTCTACCAAAATATTCAACAATTGGGTCTAGTGGTATGGATTTGAGAGCTTATACAGAAAATGATATTACTTTAAAACCACTTGAAAGAACACTAATACCTACCGGAATTTATATTTCCATTCCAGAAGGTTATGAAATTCAAATCAGACCAAGAAGTGGTTTAAGTATTAAGCATGGAATAACTCTGATAAATTGTGTAGGCACAATAGACAGTGATTATAGAGGAGAAATAAAAATCCCTGTAGTAAATTTGTCGAATGAAGAATATACAATTTCCACTGGGGATAGAATTTGTCAAATGATACTTCAAAAATACGAAAATATTGAATTTGCGGAAGTTGAAGTATTAGATGAAACAGATAGAAATGATGGCGGATTTGGCCATACAGGCTACTAA
- a CDS encoding polyribonucleotide nucleotidyltransferase → MIKKYEYDLCGKKIEVTIGKVAEQANGACLIQSGETVLLVTAVGSKEPREGVDFFPLTCDFEEKLYSVGKIPGGFIKREGRPSEKATLTARLIDRPLRPLFPEGYHNDVQVIATALSVDQDNTPDILAMIGSSIALSISDIPFLGPTGSVAVGMIDGEFIINPTKEQREKSDLELTVAGTKDAIMMVEAGCNNITEQQVLKAILRAHEEIKKICEFIESIQKECGKPKQEFIQPEKNIELDEEVKSFCIEDLKKITVNEDKLDREDHINTLKRSVVDYFVEKYDESIASKVSTIYDDLEKSEVRRLILEDYIRPDNRKLDQIREITCDVDILPRPHGSGLFKRGQTQVLSVTTLGTPSDAQVLDGLIEQEDKRYMHQYNFPPYSVGDARPLRSPGRREIGHGALAERALLPVIPSEEEFPYTIRVVSEVLSSNGSSSQASVCGSTLSLLDAGVPIKEPVAGIAMGLIKEDDNVVILSDIQGLEDHLGDMDFKVAGTKDGITALQMDIKITGISEEILTEALERARVGRLHILSLMNECISEPNKEISKYAPRIMVINIAPEKVREVIGPGGKVINKIIDETGVKIDTEDDGKITVAGENTESAQRAIDMIKEIVREPEIGEKYLGRVTKIMNFGAFVEILPGKEGLLHISNIAHERTNKVEDVLKENDEIMVKLMDIDDQGKMTLSRKALLPKPERKEKKNFDKKSEDQNSEDK, encoded by the coding sequence ATGATAAAAAAATACGAATATGATTTATGCGGTAAAAAAATAGAAGTTACGATTGGAAAAGTTGCCGAACAAGCAAACGGGGCGTGTTTGATTCAATCTGGTGAAACTGTACTTCTAGTTACTGCTGTAGGATCAAAAGAACCACGTGAGGGAGTTGATTTTTTCCCATTAACATGTGATTTTGAAGAAAAACTTTATTCTGTTGGAAAAATTCCAGGAGGGTTTATAAAACGTGAAGGTAGACCTAGTGAAAAAGCTACATTAACTGCTAGATTAATAGATAGACCTTTAAGACCATTATTCCCAGAAGGATATCATAACGATGTGCAAGTTATAGCTACTGCACTTTCTGTAGATCAAGATAATACTCCAGATATTTTAGCTATGATAGGTTCATCTATTGCATTGAGTATTTCAGACATTCCTTTCTTAGGACCTACTGGTTCTGTAGCTGTAGGAATGATCGATGGCGAATTTATTATAAATCCTACAAAAGAACAAAGAGAAAAGTCAGATCTTGAATTGACTGTTGCTGGTACAAAAGATGCTATTATGATGGTTGAAGCTGGCTGCAATAATATTACAGAACAACAAGTATTGAAGGCTATACTTAGAGCGCATGAAGAAATCAAAAAAATATGCGAATTCATTGAATCAATTCAAAAAGAATGTGGAAAGCCAAAGCAAGAATTCATTCAACCTGAAAAAAATATTGAATTAGATGAAGAAGTTAAATCATTTTGCATTGAAGATTTAAAGAAAATTACAGTTAATGAAGATAAATTAGATAGAGAAGATCACATTAATACTCTTAAAAGAAGTGTAGTAGATTATTTTGTTGAAAAATATGATGAAAGTATAGCTTCAAAAGTTTCTACTATATATGATGATTTAGAAAAATCAGAAGTGAGACGATTAATATTAGAAGATTATATCAGACCTGATAATAGAAAACTTGATCAAATTAGAGAAATAACTTGTGATGTAGATATATTGCCTAGACCACATGGTTCAGGTTTGTTTAAAAGAGGTCAAACTCAAGTTTTATCTGTTACAACTTTGGGAACTCCATCTGATGCACAAGTGCTAGATGGATTAATTGAGCAAGAAGATAAAAGATATATGCATCAATATAATTTCCCACCTTACTCTGTAGGTGATGCTAGACCTTTAAGAAGTCCTGGAAGACGCGAAATTGGGCACGGAGCTTTAGCTGAAAGAGCTCTTTTACCAGTAATTCCATCAGAAGAAGAATTCCCTTACACAATAAGAGTAGTTTCTGAAGTTTTAAGTTCTAACGGTTCTAGTTCTCAAGCATCTGTTTGTGGATCAACATTAAGTTTACTAGATGCCGGTGTTCCAATCAAAGAACCTGTTGCGGGTATTGCTATGGGATTAATTAAAGAAGATGATAACGTAGTAATTCTTTCTGATATTCAAGGTTTAGAAGATCATTTGGGAGATATGGATTTTAAAGTTGCAGGTACAAAAGATGGAATAACTGCATTACAAATGGATATTAAGATTACCGGAATTTCTGAAGAAATATTAACTGAAGCACTAGAAAGAGCTAGAGTTGGTAGACTTCATATTTTATCATTAATGAACGAGTGTATAAGTGAACCTAATAAAGAAATTTCAAAGTACGCTCCTAGAATTATGGTAATTAATATAGCTCCTGAAAAAGTAAGAGAAGTTATCGGACCAGGCGGAAAAGTAATCAACAAAATTATTGATGAGACCGGTGTTAAAATAGATACTGAAGATGACGGTAAAATTACAGTAGCTGGTGAAAATACCGAAAGCGCACAAAGAGCTATAGATATGATTAAAGAAATAGTTAGAGAACCTGAAATTGGTGAAAAATATTTAGGAAGAGTTACTAAGATTATGAATTTTGGTGCTTTTGTTGAAATATTACCTGGAAAAGAAGGTCTTCTTCATATATCTAATATAGCACACGAAAGAACTAATAAAGTTGAAGATGTTTTAAAAGAAAACGATGAAATTATGGTAAAACTTATGGATATAGATGATCAAGGTAAGATGACATTATCCAGAAAAGCTCTTTTACCAAAACCGGAAAGAAAAGAAAAAAAGAATTTTGATAAAAAATCTGAAGATCAAAACTCAGAAGATAAATAA
- the rpsO gene encoding 30S ribosomal protein S15, which translates to MYNKEIKEEIIKEYQTKEGDTGSPEVQVALLTYRINYLTEHLKSHKNDHHSRRGLFKMIGKRRNLLNYLSNKDIERYRDLIKRLNIRR; encoded by the coding sequence ATGTACAACAAAGAAATTAAAGAAGAAATAATCAAAGAATACCAAACTAAAGAAGGAGATACTGGTTCTCCAGAAGTTCAAGTAGCTTTATTAACTTACAGAATAAACTACTTAACTGAACATTTAAAGTCTCATAAGAATGATCACCATTCAAGAAGAGGTCTTTTCAAAATGATCGGTAAAAGAAGAAATCTTCTTAACTATCTTAGCAATAAAGACATTGAAAGATACCGTGATTTAATTAAAAGATTAAACATTAGAAGATAA
- a CDS encoding bifunctional riboflavin kinase/FAD synthetase translates to MQIIDLDKDNVKINIDAITLGNFDGLHLAHQKLINKCVSLGKSGVIIFKSHTSEVLEDDKFKNILTMEDKIYLVKRMNVDYCLIKSFDRDFLSLNPKEFLNYVKEHTNFKNLVVGNDFKFGINASGDVSTLKNFQAVFNYKLYIIDDQFINGVPIRSTTIRKFLMSGDVEDANSLLYRPFSIKGVVVDGKHRGRNLGYPTANLECKQYIIPAAGVYYTNVIYDNKLYKGITSVGENLTYDEHDVKIETHILDFKGDLYGKNLTLVFINKIRNNIKFNSEIELINKLKSDYNFAKNQDLDLQLQDYMII, encoded by the coding sequence ATGCAAATAATTGATTTAGACAAAGATAACGTAAAAATTAATATAGATGCTATTACTCTGGGAAATTTTGATGGATTACATTTAGCACATCAAAAACTTATAAATAAATGTGTTAGTTTAGGTAAATCAGGGGTTATTATATTCAAGTCCCATACTTCAGAAGTTTTAGAAGATGACAAGTTTAAAAACATATTAACGATGGAAGATAAAATCTATCTAGTAAAAAGAATGAATGTAGACTATTGTTTAATCAAATCATTTGATAGAGATTTCTTATCCTTAAATCCTAAAGAGTTTTTAAATTATGTAAAAGAGCATACCAATTTCAAAAATTTAGTTGTTGGCAATGATTTTAAATTTGGTATTAATGCATCTGGTGATGTATCTACTTTGAAAAATTTTCAAGCAGTTTTTAATTATAAACTTTATATTATAGATGATCAATTTATTAATGGTGTACCTATTAGATCAACTACAATACGAAAATTTTTGATGAGTGGAGACGTTGAGGATGCTAATTCATTACTTTACAGACCCTTTAGCATTAAGGGGGTTGTTGTCGATGGGAAACATAGAGGAAGAAATTTAGGTTATCCTACTGCTAATTTGGAATGTAAACAATATATTATACCAGCAGCAGGAGTTTATTATACTAACGTTATTTATGATAACAAATTATACAAAGGCATAACTTCAGTAGGAGAAAACCTAACATACGATGAGCATGATGTCAAAATTGAAACTCATATATTAGATTTTAAAGGTGATTTGTATGGGAAAAATTTGACATTAGTATTTATAAATAAAATAAGAAACAATATTAAATTTAATTCTGAGATTGAACTTATCAATAAATTAAAAAGTGATTACAACTTTGCAAAAAATCAAGATTTGGATTTACAATTACAAGATTATATGATAATATAA
- the truB gene encoding tRNA pseudouridine(55) synthase TruB — MDCVINVFKEKGYTSQDVVSICKGILKTKKIGHAGTLDPDATGVLLLGVGKGTKITEYLMEHGKTYIFEMCFGTSTDTLDLSGNVTGFSEKTYDKEKLKKILDDLNGKTIEQVPPMYSAVKVNGKKLYEYARENKEIKRKSRKITIFNIEPLYILENSCIIKVRCSKGTYIRVLIEDIAKKLDKLAYMKSLIRVNSGGFDIKDSVKIDSLRKCNIEDVSFSVYESLTEMKSIELDESLYKKITNGVKINIVHDNIDNIKVICKDRFIGIGSIEDHILKMNKVFDICK, encoded by the coding sequence ATGGATTGTGTAATTAATGTTTTTAAGGAAAAAGGCTACACATCTCAAGATGTAGTTTCTATCTGCAAGGGAATATTAAAAACCAAAAAGATTGGACACGCTGGGACACTAGACCCTGATGCAACCGGTGTTTTGTTGCTAGGCGTTGGAAAAGGAACTAAAATAACAGAATATCTAATGGAACACGGAAAAACATATATATTTGAAATGTGTTTTGGAACAAGTACAGATACTCTTGATCTGTCTGGTAATGTCACAGGTTTTTCAGAAAAAACATACGATAAAGAAAAACTAAAGAAAATTCTAGACGATTTAAATGGTAAAACCATTGAACAAGTACCTCCAATGTATTCAGCAGTTAAAGTAAACGGAAAAAAACTTTACGAATATGCAAGAGAAAATAAGGAAATTAAGAGAAAATCAAGAAAAATCACCATCTTTAACATAGAACCTTTATATATTTTAGAAAATTCGTGTATAATTAAAGTTCGATGTTCCAAAGGGACTTACATTAGAGTTTTAATAGAAGATATTGCAAAAAAACTAGATAAATTGGCTTATATGAAATCTCTTATCAGAGTAAATTCTGGTGGTTTCGATATAAAAGATTCAGTAAAAATAGATTCACTTAGAAAATGTAACATTGAAGATGTATCATTTTCTGTTTACGAAAGTTTGACAGAAATGAAATCTATTGAACTCGATGAAAGTTTATATAAAAAAATTACCAATGGTGTTAAAATAAATATCGTTCACGATAACATTGATAATATCAAAGTAATTTGTAAAGATAGGTTTATTGGTATTGGTAGTATTGAAGATCATATTTTAAAAATGAATAAGGTATTTGATATATGCAAATAA
- a CDS encoding DHH family phosphoesterase has product MKIKDEIMKFKEQLNKANSIALISHLDPDGDNLGSLTGLSKSLLNFGKEVYPIEFDKIPENLKFLPNLNLLSDNIDINIDMIICLDCANYERLGNIDKLFNKAKYRINIDHHQSNEYYGDINIVKKGYSSTCELVFDIINELNLPIDEEISMSLLTGISTDTGRFLYSATTAETLAKASKLVEYGANMMKINELIYQSKKFEAQLLENEILSKTEIYNDCVAIGFVNTSQLNKYNVEISDIDSVINTFRDTDKIKISVLIKQQTEKEYKVSFRSKGNIDVGVIAKNLGGGGHKNAAATRIFEDFETVLNKIKEEIDIYGLCN; this is encoded by the coding sequence ATGAAAATTAAAGATGAAATCATGAAATTTAAAGAGCAATTGAATAAAGCAAATTCAATTGCTCTAATTTCACACTTAGATCCAGATGGAGATAATCTAGGTTCTTTAACAGGTTTATCGAAAAGTCTGCTAAATTTTGGTAAAGAAGTTTATCCTATTGAGTTCGATAAAATTCCTGAAAATTTAAAATTTCTTCCCAATTTGAATTTGCTATCAGATAATATAGATATTAATATTGATATGATAATTTGCCTAGATTGCGCTAACTATGAAAGATTAGGTAATATTGATAAATTATTTAATAAAGCCAAATACAGAATAAATATTGATCATCATCAAAGTAATGAATATTATGGTGATATCAATATAGTAAAAAAAGGATATAGTTCAACTTGTGAATTAGTATTTGATATAATAAACGAATTAAATCTACCTATTGATGAAGAAATATCTATGTCACTATTAACTGGTATCTCAACTGACACTGGAAGATTTTTATATTCTGCTACTACCGCTGAAACATTAGCTAAAGCTTCTAAGTTAGTTGAATATGGTGCAAATATGATGAAAATTAATGAATTAATTTATCAGTCAAAAAAATTTGAAGCACAACTCTTAGAAAATGAAATCTTATCTAAGACTGAAATCTATAATGATTGTGTTGCAATTGGGTTTGTAAATACATCTCAATTAAATAAGTATAATGTTGAAATTTCTGATATTGATAGTGTAATAAATACTTTCAGAGATACAGACAAAATTAAAATTTCTGTATTAATTAAGCAACAAACTGAAAAAGAATACAAAGTAAGTTTCAGGAGCAAGGGAAATATTGATGTTGGAGTAATTGCAAAAAATCTTGGCGGAGGCGGTCATAAAAATGCTGCAGCGACAAGAATTTTTGAAGATTTTGAAACAGTATTAAATAAAATTAAAGAAGAAATTGATATATATGGATTGTGTAATTAA
- the rbfA gene encoding 30S ribosome-binding factor RbfA yields MNIKRVRRISSEIKKVISSSIINSLKDPRIDKLNVSVTEVKVTNDLSFATVYIAVIGDDEKKKQTLEGLNKAKGFLKKQIGENVDLRHVPQLIFKIDETSEQSMHIENLIKSIHEENHNEN; encoded by the coding sequence ATGAATATTAAAAGAGTAAGAAGAATTTCATCAGAAATCAAAAAAGTTATTTCAAGTTCTATAATTAATTCACTAAAAGATCCTAGAATCGATAAACTAAATGTTTCGGTTACAGAAGTAAAAGTAACAAATGATTTGAGTTTTGCTACAGTATATATAGCTGTAATAGGCGATGATGAAAAGAAAAAACAAACTCTTGAAGGACTAAATAAAGCAAAAGGATTTTTAAAAAAACAAATTGGTGAAAATGTAGATTTGAGACATGTACCACAATTAATTTTTAAAATTGATGAAACAAGCGAACAAAGTATGCATATTGAAAACCTAATAAAATCAATTCATGAGGAAAACCATAATGAAAATTAA
- the infB gene encoding translation initiation factor IF-2, which yields MSTLDKDQIAKVKSFYEKQKKVQTSQNNSKSNDENKKITNKNTEKTTEKISTVDSNKQNNSNKRFKPKHPRNNDEESVSHFDKIKHKNKSEMNEKRDLNDKKKNKNFKNTKNKNSNNNKNSKNNKNNKNNDHNRKDEAIKHETKEPKKFIIQPTITVKDLSEKISVSISELIMKLMELGIMANQNQEIDFDTASLVAGEFDVIVEQDEVEDFDDDDVFNLDFEDKKEDLKERPPVITVMGHVDHGKTSILDRIRNSRVAGREAGGITQHIGAYTIRVNDKKIVFLDTPGHEAFTAMRSRGAQVTDVSILVVAADDGVMPQTIEAINHSKAAGVPIIVAINKIDKENANIERVKTELAENGLVPEDWGGDTVLVPVSARTGEGIDDLLEMILMVAEMEELKANPNRLAVGTVIEAQLDKGRGPTATILVQKGTLKHSDMVFSGQASGRIRAMFNDQGKQVKKAGPSTPVLILGLNEVPEAGDMIYAVKDEKEARNYAQKIKDHNREEQIKSSSTMNLDELFGKISDGETKDLNIIIKTDVKGTIDAIKQSLIKLSNEEVKVNIIHGAVGGITESDVNLASASSAIIIGFNVRPTQVAMDMAKNESIEIRTYRVIYDAIEDVKNAITGMLKPQYQEEVLGRATVRDTFKVPGVGTVAGVYVNTGKVTRNATVRLLRDEILIFEGPVSSLKRYKDDVKELTQGYEGGMGLENYNDIKPGDVLEAYVLNEVQR from the coding sequence ATGTCAACATTAGATAAAGACCAAATAGCAAAAGTTAAATCTTTTTATGAAAAGCAAAAAAAAGTTCAAACTAGTCAAAATAATAGTAAATCTAATGATGAAAATAAAAAAATTACTAATAAAAATACTGAAAAAACAACAGAAAAAATTTCAACAGTTGACTCAAATAAACAAAATAATTCTAACAAAAGATTTAAACCAAAGCACCCAAGAAACAATGACGAAGAGTCTGTTTCTCATTTCGACAAGATCAAGCATAAAAATAAGTCTGAAATGAATGAAAAACGCGATTTAAATGATAAGAAAAAGAATAAGAATTTTAAAAATACTAAAAATAAAAATTCAAACAATAATAAAAATAGCAAAAATAACAAGAATAATAAGAATAACGACCATAATAGAAAAGATGAAGCTATAAAACATGAGACAAAAGAACCTAAAAAATTTATTATTCAACCTACTATAACAGTAAAAGATTTATCTGAAAAAATAAGTGTATCTATTAGTGAGTTAATAATGAAACTAATGGAATTAGGCATTATGGCAAATCAAAATCAAGAAATTGATTTTGATACTGCAAGTTTAGTAGCAGGTGAGTTTGATGTTATCGTTGAACAAGATGAAGTCGAAGATTTCGATGATGATGATGTTTTTAATCTAGATTTTGAAGACAAGAAAGAAGATTTAAAGGAAAGACCACCTGTTATCACCGTAATGGGACACGTTGACCATGGTAAAACTTCTATACTTGATAGAATTAGAAATTCAAGAGTTGCTGGCAGAGAAGCCGGTGGAATTACGCAACATATAGGTGCATATACTATTAGAGTTAATGACAAGAAAATAGTATTTTTAGATACGCCTGGCCACGAAGCTTTCACGGCAATGAGAAGTAGAGGAGCTCAAGTAACAGACGTTTCAATATTAGTAGTTGCTGCAGATGACGGTGTAATGCCTCAAACAATCGAAGCCATCAATCACTCAAAGGCAGCTGGAGTTCCAATAATTGTAGCTATTAATAAAATAGATAAAGAAAACGCGAATATAGAGAGAGTAAAAACAGAATTAGCTGAAAATGGATTGGTTCCAGAAGACTGGGGTGGAGATACAGTTTTAGTTCCAGTTTCTGCTAGAACTGGTGAAGGTATTGACGATTTATTAGAAATGATTTTGATGGTTGCAGAAATGGAAGAACTAAAAGCTAATCCTAATAGACTTGCTGTAGGAACAGTAATAGAGGCTCAACTTGATAAAGGAAGAGGTCCAACTGCAACAATTTTAGTCCAAAAAGGTACTTTGAAACATTCTGATATGGTATTTAGTGGACAAGCTAGTGGTCGTATCAGAGCTATGTTTAATGATCAAGGTAAGCAAGTAAAAAAAGCTGGTCCATCTACTCCTGTTTTAATTTTAGGTTTAAACGAAGTTCCAGAAGCTGGCGACATGATATATGCTGTAAAAGATGAAAAAGAAGCCAGAAATTATGCACAAAAAATTAAAGATCATAACCGCGAAGAACAAATCAAATCTTCTTCAACAATGAACTTAGATGAATTATTCGGAAAAATCTCCGATGGAGAAACTAAAGATTTAAATATTATAATAAAAACTGATGTTAAAGGTACAATTGATGCCATAAAACAATCGTTAATAAAATTAAGTAACGAAGAAGTCAAGGTTAATATCATTCATGGTGCAGTAGGTGGTATAACTGAATCTGACGTTAACTTAGCATCTGCTTCAAGTGCTATAATCATTGGATTTAACGTAAGACCAACTCAAGTTGCAATGGATATGGCTAAAAATGAATCTATAGAAATAAGAACTTATAGAGTTATATATGATGCAATAGAAGATGTTAAGAATGCTATCACTGGTATGTTAAAACCTCAATATCAAGAAGAAGTTTTAGGTAGAGCCACTGTTAGAGATACTTTCAAAGTTCCTGGGGTAGGCACGGTTGCCGGTGTGTATGTTAATACTGGAAAGGTAACTAGAAATGCTACTGTTCGTCTTTTAAGAGATGAAATTTTAATTTTCGAAGGTCCGGTGTCTTCATTGAAGAGATATAAAGATGATGTTAAAGAATTAACTCAAGGTTATGAAGGCGGAATGGGCTTGGAAAATTATAATGATATTAAACCAGGAGATGTACTGGAAGCATATGTACTAAACGAGGTACAAAGATAG
- the rnpM gene encoding RNase P modulator RnpM, whose translation MKTKKIPLRKCVVCGENKPKEELIRVVFNKDDGVSVDLTNKKNGRGAYLCKNLNCINKAKKNRRLSQVLKTDVDALIYEELSNHVED comes from the coding sequence ATGAAAACTAAAAAAATTCCTTTAAGAAAATGTGTAGTTTGTGGCGAAAATAAGCCAAAGGAAGAACTAATCAGAGTTGTTTTTAATAAAGATGACGGAGTTTCCGTGGATCTGACAAATAAGAAAAATGGAAGAGGAGCTTATTTATGTAAGAATTTAAACTGTATAAATAAAGCTAAGAAAAACAGAAGACTAAGTCAAGTTTTAAAAACAGATGTGGACGCACTTATATATGAGGAGTTAAGTAACCATGTAGAAGATTAA